A window of the Sphingomonas piscis genome harbors these coding sequences:
- a CDS encoding PilZ domain-containing protein yields MPATADAETDDERFAPETTLLSLSSLMPRTPERRDDGRQHGLLRIGYLLLDDRRELCLIRNLSAGGALVRTYSKVRIGSPAALEIKQGESVSGIVRWCEGAMIGVMFHHPVDILKLLADSSEWPRPRQPRVEVQSVGWLVGRSNEQAVQTLDISQGGLKVRSSGHIDCNSDVVVRLRGLPDLPAIVRWQDGAIHGLVFKNALELRTLVTWIRDFHRPLVERRSKEKAA; encoded by the coding sequence GTGCCGGCGACGGCCGATGCGGAGACCGACGATGAACGCTTTGCCCCCGAAACCACGCTCCTGTCCTTATCGTCGTTGATGCCACGGACGCCCGAGCGGCGGGACGATGGTCGGCAGCACGGACTATTGCGGATCGGCTACCTGCTACTCGACGACCGCCGTGAGCTGTGCCTCATCCGCAACCTTTCGGCAGGGGGCGCACTGGTGCGAACCTATTCTAAGGTGAGGATCGGCAGCCCGGCCGCGCTCGAGATCAAGCAGGGCGAAAGCGTATCGGGGATCGTACGGTGGTGCGAAGGCGCCATGATCGGCGTCATGTTCCACCACCCGGTCGATATCTTGAAACTGCTGGCGGACTCGTCCGAATGGCCGCGACCTCGTCAGCCGCGAGTGGAAGTCCAGAGCGTCGGCTGGCTGGTCGGACGATCGAACGAGCAAGCGGTGCAGACGCTGGATATTTCGCAAGGCGGACTCAAGGTTCGCAGCAGCGGCCATATCGATTGCAACAGCGACGTGGTCGTCCGCCTCCGCGGTCTTCCCGACCTGCCGGCCATCGTTCGCTGGCAAGACGGGGCCATACACGGCCTCGTCTTCAAGAACGCTCTGGAACTGCGCACTCTCGTCACATGGATCCGTGATTTCCACCGCCCGCTGGTCGAGCGGAGGTCAAAGGAGAAAGCCGCCTAG
- a CDS encoding PilZ domain-containing protein — translation MLLAATIELGATSIPVKLRNLSEQGALIEGPRLPLEGSDVLFRRNELEVAGRIAWVSGKQAGIAFAAPLSTQDVLRNVPQPKPRVTADYRRPGSIPGPCPRRSKRQWNIGSS, via the coding sequence GTGCTGCTTGCGGCCACGATCGAGCTTGGCGCGACGTCCATCCCGGTGAAATTGCGGAACCTGTCGGAACAAGGGGCGCTGATCGAAGGTCCGCGCTTGCCTCTGGAAGGCTCGGACGTGCTCTTCCGGCGCAACGAACTGGAAGTAGCCGGCCGAATCGCTTGGGTCAGCGGCAAGCAGGCTGGCATCGCCTTTGCCGCCCCGCTTTCAACGCAGGACGTGCTGCGCAACGTGCCGCAACCAAAGCCGCGGGTAACGGCGGATTACCGGCGCCCGGGCTCAATCCCCGGACCCTGTCCGCGCAGGAGCAAGCGGCAATGGAACATTGGCTCCAGCTGA
- a CDS encoding DUF938 domain-containing protein, with protein MRRSAPSALRNRAPIADVLRDWLPRSGDVLEVASGTGEHVVFFGKLFPHVRWQPSDADPRAIESIGDWVRHCRLANVSDPILRNAASTWPHERWASILCINMVHISAWESTLGLLANAAKTLDDHGSLIFYGPWFEDGRMAVESNRAFDAELRSRNPAWGIRTVEALGQAAADLGLRIKDRREMPANNLMLQLTPVSGRR; from the coding sequence GTGAGGCGTTCGGCACCCTCGGCGCTGCGCAACCGGGCGCCGATCGCCGATGTGCTGCGGGATTGGCTGCCAAGGTCCGGCGACGTGCTGGAGGTGGCCAGCGGCACGGGCGAGCATGTGGTCTTCTTCGGCAAGCTCTTCCCGCACGTTCGGTGGCAACCCAGCGACGCCGACCCGCGCGCGATCGAGTCCATCGGTGACTGGGTGCGCCATTGCCGCCTTGCGAACGTGTCGGATCCAATCTTGCGCAATGCTGCTTCGACGTGGCCGCATGAGCGCTGGGCATCCATCTTGTGCATCAACATGGTCCACATCAGCGCATGGGAATCCACGCTCGGATTGTTGGCGAACGCGGCCAAGACCCTCGACGATCATGGATCGCTGATCTTCTACGGCCCCTGGTTCGAGGATGGCCGCATGGCGGTGGAATCCAACCGCGCATTCGATGCCGAGCTTCGGTCGCGAAATCCGGCTTGGGGAATTCGGACGGTCGAAGCGCTGGGCCAGGCAGCCGCCGACCTTGGTCTCCGAATCAAGGACCGCCGAGAAATGCCGGCCAACAATTTAATGCTGCAGCTTACCCCAGTTTCCGGACGACGTTAA
- the gcvPB gene encoding aminomethyl-transferring glycine dehydrogenase subunit GcvPB, translated as MTVNPSGWRPSTPANEQGEANTVTGNRALMLEEALLFEIGDTERTGVDFGEVPSAVQRLGKLARNRPIGLAGMTEPEAVRHYTRLSRQNYAIDLGLFPLGSCTMKHNPRLNEKLARLPGFADIHPLQPQETVQGALEVIDQLAAWLITLTGMHSVAMSPKAGAHGELCGLLSIRSALDARGDKREVVLVPESAHGTNPATAAFCGFRVESIPATSAGRVDLDALRERLGPDVAGVMITNPNTCGLFEPDMIAISDAVHAVGGFVYCDGANFNAIVGKVRPGDLGIDAMHINLHKTFSTPHGGGGPGSGPVVLSEALSPFAPLPYVTKTSDGFRLVEEETALAESSESFGRMVAFHGQMGMFTRALTYILSHGANGLRQVAEDSVLNANYILRSLEDVLDAPFAHSGPCMHEAIFSDKGFSGGLSTIDLAKALIDEGFHPMTMYFPLVVHGAMLVEPTETESKASLDQFIAALRSIGERAKAGDQSLKAAPVHAPRRRLDETLAARKPVLTYRDPEPAQAAE; from the coding sequence ATGACCGTCAACCCGTCGGGCTGGCGCCCATCCACGCCTGCGAATGAGCAGGGCGAAGCCAACACCGTCACCGGTAACCGCGCGCTGATGCTGGAAGAGGCGCTGCTGTTTGAAATCGGCGATACCGAACGGACGGGAGTGGATTTCGGCGAAGTGCCTTCCGCCGTGCAGCGGTTGGGCAAGCTCGCGCGCAATCGTCCGATCGGACTTGCGGGCATGACCGAGCCGGAGGCCGTTCGTCACTACACCCGCCTGTCGCGCCAGAACTATGCCATCGATCTCGGTCTTTTTCCGCTCGGGTCGTGCACCATGAAGCACAATCCGCGTCTGAACGAGAAGCTTGCCCGCTTGCCCGGCTTTGCCGACATCCACCCGCTTCAGCCGCAGGAAACGGTGCAGGGCGCGCTCGAAGTCATCGATCAACTCGCGGCCTGGCTGATCACGCTAACCGGCATGCATTCAGTGGCGATGAGCCCGAAGGCTGGCGCCCACGGCGAACTCTGCGGCCTGCTGAGCATCCGTTCGGCGCTGGACGCTCGCGGCGACAAGCGTGAAGTGGTGCTGGTGCCGGAAAGCGCGCACGGCACCAATCCCGCGACCGCGGCCTTTTGCGGTTTCAGGGTCGAGAGCATCCCTGCAACGTCCGCCGGGCGCGTGGATCTGGATGCGCTTAGGGAGCGCCTCGGACCTGATGTTGCGGGTGTCATGATCACCAATCCGAACACCTGCGGGCTGTTCGAACCCGACATGATCGCAATCAGCGACGCGGTGCACGCCGTCGGCGGCTTCGTTTATTGCGACGGTGCCAACTTCAACGCCATCGTCGGCAAGGTGCGACCGGGCGATCTCGGCATCGATGCGATGCACATCAACCTTCACAAGACCTTCTCCACCCCGCATGGCGGCGGTGGGCCGGGTTCCGGGCCGGTCGTGTTGTCGGAGGCGCTGAGCCCGTTCGCACCGCTGCCTTATGTGACGAAGACAAGCGACGGCTTCCGGCTCGTGGAGGAGGAAACGGCCCTGGCCGAAAGCTCCGAGAGCTTCGGTCGCATGGTCGCATTCCATGGACAGATGGGGATGTTCACCCGGGCGCTGACCTACATCCTTAGCCATGGCGCCAACGGACTGCGGCAGGTGGCGGAGGACAGCGTCCTGAATGCCAATTACATCCTGCGCAGTCTGGAGGATGTGCTCGACGCCCCCTTCGCCCACAGCGGCCCGTGCATGCACGAAGCGATCTTCAGCGATAAGGGCTTCAGCGGCGGTCTCAGCACCATCGACCTCGCTAAGGCGCTGATCGACGAAGGCTTTCACCCGATGACCATGTATTTCCCGCTCGTGGTGCATGGCGCGATGCTGGTGGAGCCGACCGAGACGGAGTCCAAGGCGAGCCTCGACCAATTCATCGCCGCGCTCCGATCGATCGGTGAGCGGGCCAAAGCGGGCGACCAGAGCCTCAAGGCGGCACCGGTGCATGCGCCGCGCCGCCGGCTGGACGAGACATTGGCGGCTCGTAAGCCGGTGCTGACCTATCGCGATCCGGAGCCTGCCCAGGCGGCGGAGTGA
- the gcvPA gene encoding aminomethyl-transferring glycine dehydrogenase subunit GcvPA, translating to MRYLPLSEIDRQQMLSAVRASSIDDLFVDVPEGARLDGPIRDLPNHASELSVERHMSALARKNVAAGDGPFFLGCGAYKHHVPASVDHIIQRGEFLTAYTPYQPEIAQGTLQVMFEFQTQVARLLGCDVANASMYDGSTACWEAIGMARRITRKTKTIISSGLHPHYVSVAKTMAKFTGDTLETSLPVLTAETDAEQLIAAIDDQTNAVVVQYPDILGRITDLTPIADAAHAKGALLIAIVTEPVGLGLIKSPGEMGADIVAGEGQSIGVGLQFGGPYVGLFATREKYVRQMPGRLAGETVDAEGKRGFVLTLSTREQHIRREKATSNICTSSVLCALAWSVHMTLLGEKGLRTLAEINHARAVQVAERLSSIPGVELVNDSFFNEFTVKLPVEARPAVHALAEKGVLGGVSLGRLYPGESELQNGLVIAVTETVTDEDVDALEAALKEVVR from the coding sequence ATGCGTTACCTGCCCCTGAGCGAAATCGACCGGCAGCAGATGCTGTCCGCCGTTCGGGCAAGCTCGATTGACGACCTGTTCGTGGACGTGCCGGAGGGTGCTCGCCTGGACGGGCCGATCCGCGACTTGCCGAACCATGCCAGCGAGCTGTCGGTGGAGCGGCACATGTCGGCCCTGGCGCGCAAGAATGTCGCGGCAGGGGACGGGCCCTTCTTCCTCGGTTGCGGCGCCTACAAGCATCATGTGCCGGCGAGCGTCGACCACATCATTCAGCGCGGCGAGTTCCTGACCGCCTATACGCCGTATCAGCCGGAAATCGCGCAGGGCACGCTGCAGGTCATGTTCGAATTCCAGACCCAAGTGGCGCGGCTGCTGGGCTGCGATGTCGCCAATGCCTCCATGTACGACGGCTCGACAGCGTGTTGGGAAGCCATCGGAATGGCGCGGCGTATCACCCGGAAAACCAAGACAATAATCTCCTCGGGTTTGCATCCGCACTATGTCAGCGTGGCGAAGACGATGGCGAAGTTCACCGGCGATACGCTGGAGACCAGCCTGCCGGTGCTGACGGCTGAAACGGACGCCGAGCAGCTGATTGCCGCCATCGACGACCAGACCAATGCCGTCGTCGTTCAATATCCGGACATTCTCGGGCGCATCACCGATCTCACGCCCATAGCGGACGCCGCGCATGCCAAGGGGGCGCTGCTTATCGCGATTGTCACCGAGCCGGTCGGGTTGGGGTTGATCAAGTCGCCGGGTGAGATGGGCGCGGACATCGTGGCGGGTGAAGGCCAGAGTATCGGCGTGGGCCTACAGTTCGGTGGGCCTTACGTGGGCCTGTTCGCAACACGTGAGAAGTATGTCAGGCAAATGCCTGGCCGGCTTGCCGGCGAGACGGTCGACGCGGAGGGGAAGCGAGGGTTCGTGCTGACCCTTTCGACCCGCGAGCAGCATATTCGGCGTGAGAAAGCGACGTCGAACATCTGCACCAGCTCGGTGCTGTGCGCGCTGGCCTGGTCGGTGCACATGACCTTGCTGGGCGAGAAGGGGCTTCGGACGCTCGCTGAAATCAATCACGCGCGGGCGGTGCAGGTGGCAGAGCGGCTTTCGAGCATCCCCGGCGTCGAGCTGGTCAACGACAGCTTCTTCAACGAATTCACCGTCAAGTTGCCTGTTGAAGCGCGGCCTGCCGTGCATGCGCTGGCTGAGAAGGGCGTACTGGGCGGCGTGTCGCTTGGACGACTGTATCCCGGCGAGAGCGAGTTGCAGAACGGCCTCGTGATCGCGGTTACCGAGACGGTGACTGACGAGGATGTCGATGCGCTTGAAGCGGCGCTGAAGGAGGTAGTGCGATGA
- a CDS encoding class I SAM-dependent methyltransferase encodes MGGDALSRALASTSKWDAGDYARVGSFVAELGAVVVDLLDPQPGERILDVGAGEGALTKRIIARGATVVGVDNSESMVAAAQADGLEFRLMAAEDMPFDAEFDAAFSNAALHWVLEKERAAAAIHRSLKPGARFVGEMGGEGNIAILRGGIRAELQERGYLVPANDPQWYASPDEFRAIYSAAGFTDIEAQIIPRPTPLKEGVAAWVKTFRAGWLDAAHVHEADRDQIAAAVERRLEPQLRGADGSWTADYVRLRFKMRKPS; translated from the coding sequence GTGGGTGGCGACGCTCTGAGCCGGGCGCTCGCCTCGACCAGTAAGTGGGACGCGGGCGACTACGCCCGGGTCGGCAGCTTCGTTGCCGAGCTTGGCGCCGTCGTCGTCGACCTGCTCGATCCGCAGCCCGGTGAGCGCATCCTCGACGTGGGCGCCGGTGAAGGGGCGCTGACGAAGCGCATCATTGCGCGGGGTGCCACGGTCGTCGGCGTCGACAATAGTGAAAGCATGGTCGCCGCTGCGCAGGCCGATGGACTGGAGTTTCGGCTGATGGCGGCGGAGGACATGCCCTTCGATGCGGAGTTCGACGCTGCCTTCTCCAATGCGGCACTTCACTGGGTGCTGGAAAAGGAGAGGGCGGCAGCCGCCATCCATCGTTCGCTTAAGCCCGGCGCCCGCTTCGTCGGCGAGATGGGCGGCGAAGGAAATATCGCCATCCTCCGCGGCGGCATTCGCGCCGAGCTGCAGGAGCGCGGCTACTTGGTTCCGGCGAACGACCCGCAATGGTATGCGTCGCCTGACGAGTTCCGGGCCATTTACTCGGCCGCAGGCTTCACCGACATCGAAGCGCAGATCATCCCACGGCCGACGCCGCTCAAGGAGGGTGTCGCGGCCTGGGTGAAGACCTTCCGCGCCGGCTGGCTCGATGCTGCCCACGTGCACGAGGCCGACCGCGATCAGATTGCCGCCGCTGTTGAGCGCCGCCTTGAGCCGCAGCTTCGGGGTGCCGACGGCAGCTGGACCGCCGATTATGTTCGTCTCCGCTTCAAGATGAGGAAGCCCAGTTAG